TCTGTAAATTCAGTATCGTATTCAGCAAGATTTTCTGCCTTGAGAAAATTCGCAAAATCCTGATATTGGCTGTAAGACAGTTTTAGGCGCAGGCCAGTCTGTCCTTTTATTTCAACCAGTCCAATCTCCTTAATAGCCAGAGCAACACTGCCGGCATAAGCTCGAATCAGACCGCCGGCTCCTAGTTTAATACCGCCAAAATAGCGAGTAACCACAACGCAAAGATTGGTCAATTCATGCTTTTCTAGAACTCCCAGCATAGGAACTCCGGCTGTTCCGCTAGGCTCCCCATCATCGCTGGTTCGTTTAATATCGCTCTTTTCTCCAATGATAAAAGCAGAGCAGTTATGGGTAGCCTTGTAATGTTCTTTTTTTATAGCAGCGATAAAAGCGCGAGCCTCTTCCTCGGAGTAAACTCTTTTCACATGGCAGATAAAGCGGGATTTTTTAATTTCCTCTTGAACCATGCCATCTTCCTTAATTGTCTTAAATTCCATAACTATATTTTACAAAAAAAGATAAATTTTGCCAAAAAATTACGAATATATAAGTATGTTAGAGTTACAAGATTGTTTAGGACGGATATTTACAGAAAGTCAGTTAGAGTCTAGCTTGCGCGCACAAGCAAAAGCAATTCCCAGTATCCAAGAAGAAAAAGGCAAGCTACGCTGCGGACGCTGCAACAGTTTGATTGAACGAGAAAATCAGCTACCTGTTGGAGCTTATTATTGTAGAGAATGCTTAATCTTGGGACGGGTGCGGAGTGACCAAAAACTCTACTATTTTCCTCAAGAGGATTTTCCTAAAAATCAGGTGCTTAAATGGCGGGGGCAACTGACAGAGTTTCAGGGGAAGGTCTCCAAAGGCTTACTTGATGCGCTAGAGAAAAGACAGGATACGTTAGTGCATGCTGTTACTGGCGCTGGAAAAACAGAAATGATTTACCAAGTGCTTGCCAGAGTTATTGACAGAGGTGGTTCTGTTTGCTTGGCCAGTCCGCGGATTGATGTTTGTTTAGAGCTTTATCGGCGCCTTAAAGAAGATTTTTCTTGTGAAATAGCCCTTCTGCATGGGGAGTCAGAAGCTTATTTTCGCAGTCCCTTGGTAATTGCTACCACTCACCAGCTATTAAAATTTTATCAAGCTTTTGATTTGCTGATTGTTGATGAGGTAGACGCCTTTCCTTATGTGGATAATCCCATGCTGTATCACGCTGTAGAACGTTCTGTGAAAGAGGATGCTACAACTATTTTTCTGACAGCCACTTCCACGGATGAACTGGATAAAAGGGTTCAAAAAGGTGAGCTGAAACGCCTGAGTCTTCCCAGAAGATTTCATGGTAATCCCTTGACTATCCCTCAGAAAGTTTGGTTATCCGATTTTCAAAAACATCTTCAGAAGAAGAAAATAGCACCTAAACTTTTGAACTATATACAAAAACAGAGGGAGACTCAATTTCCTCTCTTGATATTTGCTGCAGAAATTCAAAGAGGAGAGGATTTTGCTCAGGCTCTGCAGATTGCTCTGCCGGATGAAAAGCTAGCTTTTGTTGCCTCCACAACAGAAAATCGTCTGGAGATTGTTGAACAGTTTCGTCGCAAGGAGATCACTATTTTGGTGACAACGACTATCTTAGAGCGTGGGGTAACCTTTCCTGGTGTAGATGTTTTTGTCTTGGAAGCCAATCATCGCTTGTTCAGTCGTAGTGCCCTGGTTCAGATTTCAGGCCGAGTTGGCCGCAGTTTGGACAGACCAACTGGACAGTTGCTATTTTTTCATGATGGGACTACCCTTGCTATGGAAAAGGCAATTCGGGAAATGAGGGATATGAATAAGGAGGCGGGATTATGACAGAGTGTCTTTTATGCAAAGGGCAAATTGAGGACAAAAGTAGTTTTTTACGGCTTTTTCTATTAAAAGAAGAAGGACCAAGCTGCTGCTCCACTTGTTATCAAAATTTTGAACGCATATCTGAAGAGCATTGCCCTCGCTGTTTTCGCGACGGGAAATCAGATTTATGCACAGATTGCAAAAAGTGGGAGGAAGAAGGGAATCTAGTCCAGCACCAGTCAATATTTACTTATAATCAAGCAATGAAGGCTTATTTCAGTCAATACAAGTTTCAGGGAGACTATGCATTGCGCTTTGTATTTGCAAAAGCAACTAAAAAAGCAGTCAAAATGTTTAGAGAGCACACCATTGTTCCGATTCCAGTCAGTATAGAAAAATTTCAAGTTCGAGGATTTAATCAAGTGCAGGGAATTTTAGATGCAGGAAAAGTAGCATATAGAAATATCTTAGAGAAAAAAGACACCCTAGCCCAGTCGAGCAAGACACGTGAGGAGCGTCTGCAGACTCAGCAAGCCTTTGAAATTAAGAAAGAAGTTGATTTGCCAGATAAAATTTTGCTGGTTGATGATATCTATACGACTGGAAAAACCTTGCAATTGGCCAAGCAAATCTTATTGGAAGCCGGTGTGAAAGAAGTATTGTCGTTTTCAATCGCAAGATAAGAAAAAATTTGCAAAAAAGGAATGAAAGCGTTATAATGATATTATAAATAAAACATTTATGTTTAGAAAGAAGGTACTTATATGCTTAAATATAGTATCCGTGGTGAAAACCTAGAAGTAACAGATGCTCTCCGTGACTACGTAGTTTCTAAACTTGAGAAGATTGAGAAGTATTTCCAAGCAGAGCAAGAACTTGATGCGCGTGTGAACCTCAAGGTTTACCGTGAAAAGACTGCGAAAGTGGAAGTGACAATTCCGCTAGGCTCCATCACTCTTCGTGCAGAAGATATCTCTCAGGACATGTATGGATCAATTGATTTGGTCACAGATAAGATTGAGCGCCAAATCCGCAAAAATAAGACCAAGATTGAAAGAAAGAATCGCAATAAAGTTGCTACAAGTCAGCTTTTCACAGATTCCTTTGCTGAAGAAGCAGAAGAAGTCCCATCAAAAGTTGTCCGTTCAAAACACATAGATTTGAAGCCAATGGACTTGGAAGAAGCGATTCTGCAGATGGATTTGTTGGGTCATGATTTCTTTATCTATTCCGATGCAGAGGACAGCAGCACAAATGTTATATACCGTCGTGAAGATGGAGATATTGGACTGTTAGAAGTCAAATAAATAAGAAAAGAGGGTTGAGAGCAAGTTTCTCACCCTTATTATTTCATAGAAAGTTATACTGCCAGATGACATAGAACAAGCAACCTAGGCACAAAGAAATTAACTTTATACTTAGAGTTTAAAAATAAACTCCAAAAAAATGTAAAAAAAATTAGAAAAGGTATTGACAGGAGGTGTGGTTGGGTGATATACTAATATAGTTGTCGCGAAAGACAAAGCCCTTTGAAAACTGAACAAGACGAACCAAGTGCAGGGTGACATAGAGATATGTAACCTGTCAAAAAAACGAAAATAAATCTGTCAGTGGACAGTAATGAGTGCGAACTCAAACTTTTTAATGAGAGTTTGATCCTGGCTCAGGACGAACGCTGGCGGCGTGCCTAATACATGCAAGTAGAACGCTGAAGAGAGGAGCTTGCTCTTCTTGGATGAGTTGCGAACGGGTGAGTAACGCGTAGGTAACCTGCCTGGTAGCGGGGGATAACTATTGGAAACGATAGCTAATACCGCATGAAATTGAATATCGCATGATACTTAATTGAAAGATGCAACTGCATCACTACCAGATGGACCTGCGTTGTATTAGCTAGTTGGTGAGGTAACGGCTCACCAAGGCGACGATACATAGCCGACCTGAGAGGGTGATCGGCCACACTGGGACTGAGACACGGCCCAGACTCCTACGGGAGGCAGCAGTAGGGAATCTTCGGCAATGGGGGGAACCCTGACCGAGCAACGCCGCGTGAGTGAAGAAGGTTTTCGGATCGTAAAGCTCTGTTGTAAGAGAAGAACGGGTGTGAGAGTGGAAAGTTCACACTGTGACGGTATCTTACCAGAAAGGGACGGCTAACTACGTGCCAGCAGCCGCGGTAATACGTAGGTCCCGAGCGTTGTCCGGATTTATTGGGCGTAAAGCGAGCGCAGGCGGTTAGATAAGTCTGAAGTTAAAGGCTGTGGCTTAACCATAGTATGCTTTGGAAACTGTTTAACTTGAGTGCAGAAGGGGAGAGTGGAATTCCATGTGTAGCGGTGAAATGCGTAGATATATGGAGGAACACCGGTGGCGAAAGCGGCTCTCTGGTCTGTAACTGACGCTGAGGCTCGAAAGCGTGGGGAGCAAACAGGATTAGATACCCTGGTAGTCCACGCCGTAAACGATGAGTGCTAGGTGTTAGGCCCTTTCCGGGGCTTAGTGCCGCAGCTAACGCATTAAGCACTCCGCCTGGGGAGTACGACCGCAAGGTTGAAACTCAAAGGAATTGACGGGGGCCCGCACAAGCGGTGGAGCATGTGGTTTAATTCGAAGCAACGCGAAGAACCTTACCAGGTCTTGACATCCCTCTGACCACTCTAGAGATAGAGTTTTCCTTCGGGACAGAGGTGACAGGTGGTGCATGGTTGTCGTCAGCTCGTGTCGTGAGATGTTGGGTTAAGTCCCGCAACGAGCGCAACCCCTATTGTTAGTTGCCATCATTCAGTTGGGCACTCTAGCGAGACTGCCGGTAATAAACCGGAGGAAGGTGGGGATGACGTCAAATCATCATGCCCCTTATGACCTGGGCTACACACGTGCTACAATGGCTGGTACAACGAGTCGCAAGCCGGTGACGGCAAGCTAATCTCTGAAAGCCAGTCTCAGTTCGGATTGTAGGCTGCAACTCGCCTACATGAAGTCGGAATCGCTAGTAATCGCGGATCAGCACGCCGCGGTGAATACGTTCCCGGGCCTTGTACACACCGCCCGTCACACCACGAGAGTTTGTAACACCCGAAGTCGGTGAGGTAACCGTAAGGAGCCAGCCGCCTAAGGTGGGATAGATGATTGGGGTGAAGTCGTAACAAGGTAGCCGTATCGGAAGGTGCGGCTGGATCACCTCCTTTCTAAGGAGTCCGTAAGGACATACGGAATGCACTTGGGTCTTGTTTAGTTTTGAGAGGGCTATGTGGGGCCTTAGCTCAGCTGGGAGAGCGCCTGCTTTGCACGCAGGAGGTCAGCGGTTCGATCCCGCTAGGCTCCATTAGGATATGGAAGACGTTCCGCTTGCGGGAACTTCTGTAGAAAAATAGAGAACTGACACTGTGTTCGATGAACACAAGGAAGTTAGTCTTTTTTCCTAAGAAGTTAGTCTGGAATTCAACTTTGGTTGATAGCTATCCTACTTGTCCATTGAAAATTGAATACTGATATCAAATAGTAACAAGAAAATAAACCGAAAACGCTGTGAATATTAATGAGTTTAAGACTGAAAGGTCAAAAATAAGGTTAAGTTAGTAAGGGCGCACGGTGGATGCCTTGGCACTAGGAGCCGAAGAAGGACGTGACAAACGACGAAATGCCTCGGGGAGCTGTAAGTAAGCACTTGATCCGGGGATGTCCGAATGGGGGAACCCAACAGGTTGATGCCTGTTACCCATTTCTGTTAAGGAAATGAGGAGGAAGACGCAGTGAACTGAAACATCTAAGTAGCTGCAGGAAGAGAAAGCAAAAGCGATTGCCTTAGTAGCGGCGAGCGAAGAGGCAGGAGGGCAAACCGAAGAGTTTACTCTTCGGGGTTGTAGGACTGCAATGTGGACTCAGAATTTATAGAAGAATGACTTGGGAAAGTCAGCCAAAGAGAGTAAGAGCCTCGTATTTTAAATAGATTCTGTACCTAGCAGTATCCTGAGTACGGCGGGACACGTGAAATCCCGTCGGAATCTGGGAGGACCATCTCCCAACCCTAAATACTCCCTAGTGACCGATAGTGAACCAGTACCGTGAGGGAAAGGTGAAAAGCACCCCGGGAGGGGAGTGAAATAGAACCTGAAACCGTGTGCCTACAACAAGTTCGAGCCCGTTCATGGGTGAGAGCGTGCCTTTTGTAGAATGAACCGGCGAGTTACGTTATGATGCGAGGTTAAGTTGAAGAGACGGAGCCGTAGGGAAACCGAGTCTGAATAGGGCGTCTTAGTATCATGATGTAGACCCGAAACCATGTGACCTACCCATGAGCAGGTTGAAGGTGCGGTAAAACGCACTGGAGGACCGAACCAGGGCACGTTGAAAAGTGCTTGGATGACTTGTGGGTAGCGGAGAAATTCCAAACGAACTTGGAGATAGCTGGTTCTCTCCGAAATAGCTTTAGGGCTAGCGTCGACATGAAGATTCTTGGAGGTAGAGCACTGTTTGGGTGAGGGGTCCATCCCGGATTACCAATCTCAGATAAACTCCGAATGCCAATGAATTATGGTCGGCAGTCAGACTGCGAGTGCTAAGATCCGTAGTCGAAAGGGAAACAGCCCAGACCACCAGCTAAGGTCCCAAAATAATTGTTAAGTGGAAAAGGATGTGGGGTTGCACAGACAACTAGGATGTTAGCTTAGAAGCAGCTATTCATTCAAAGAGTGCGTAATAGCTCACTAGTCGAGTGACCCTGCGCCGAAAATGTACCGGGGCTAAAACAATTTACCGAAGCTGTGGATACCTTTTATAGGTATGGTAGGAGAGCGTTCTATGTGTGGCGAAGGTGTACCGTGAGGAGCGCTGGAACGCATAGAAGTGAGAATGCCGGTATGA
This window of the Streptococcus sanguinis genome carries:
- a CDS encoding YigZ family protein, with amino-acid sequence MEFKTIKEDGMVQEEIKKSRFICHVKRVYSEEEARAFIAAIKKEHYKATHNCSAFIIGEKSDIKRTSDDGEPSGTAGVPMLGVLEKHELTNLCVVVTRYFGGIKLGAGGLIRAYAGSVALAIKEIGLVEIKGQTGLRLKLSYSQYQDFANFLKAENLAEYDTEFTDTVSTLLFVDKGERELLKDKLTEFFKGKLEMIDQGLRQVEVPLDVLT
- a CDS encoding DEAD/DEAH box helicase, whose protein sequence is MLELQDCLGRIFTESQLESSLRAQAKAIPSIQEEKGKLRCGRCNSLIERENQLPVGAYYCRECLILGRVRSDQKLYYFPQEDFPKNQVLKWRGQLTEFQGKVSKGLLDALEKRQDTLVHAVTGAGKTEMIYQVLARVIDRGGSVCLASPRIDVCLELYRRLKEDFSCEIALLHGESEAYFRSPLVIATTHQLLKFYQAFDLLIVDEVDAFPYVDNPMLYHAVERSVKEDATTIFLTATSTDELDKRVQKGELKRLSLPRRFHGNPLTIPQKVWLSDFQKHLQKKKIAPKLLNYIQKQRETQFPLLIFAAEIQRGEDFAQALQIALPDEKLAFVASTTENRLEIVEQFRRKEITILVTTTILERGVTFPGVDVFVLEANHRLFSRSALVQISGRVGRSLDRPTGQLLFFHDGTTLAMEKAIREMRDMNKEAGL
- a CDS encoding ComF family protein, which codes for MTECLLCKGQIEDKSSFLRLFLLKEEGPSCCSTCYQNFERISEEHCPRCFRDGKSDLCTDCKKWEEEGNLVQHQSIFTYNQAMKAYFSQYKFQGDYALRFVFAKATKKAVKMFREHTIVPIPVSIEKFQVRGFNQVQGILDAGKVAYRNILEKKDTLAQSSKTREERLQTQQAFEIKKEVDLPDKILLVDDIYTTGKTLQLAKQILLEAGVKEVLSFSIAR
- the hpf gene encoding ribosome hibernation-promoting factor, HPF/YfiA family, with product MLKYSIRGENLEVTDALRDYVVSKLEKIEKYFQAEQELDARVNLKVYREKTAKVEVTIPLGSITLRAEDISQDMYGSIDLVTDKIERQIRKNKTKIERKNRNKVATSQLFTDSFAEEAEEVPSKVVRSKHIDLKPMDLEEAILQMDLLGHDFFIYSDAEDSSTNVIYRREDGDIGLLEVK